In Eulemur rufifrons isolate Redbay chromosome 29, OSU_ERuf_1, whole genome shotgun sequence, one DNA window encodes the following:
- the TAS2R4 gene encoding taste receptor type 2 member 4: MLPVFYFSAIILSVIFTIVGIIASLFITVVNYKTWVKSHRISSSDRILFSLSITRVLMLGLFLLNIIWFFSSHGKRSEFVYSFFVFSWMFLDSSSLWFVTLLNSLYCVKITNFQHAVFLLLKRNISPKISKLLLACVLISAFTSLLYIMLSQTSRFSELVASRNGTLFDEGVLSLVASLVLSSFFQLIINVTSASLLIHSLRRHIQNMQRNATGFWDPHSEAHVGAMKLMIYFLILYIPCCVANLLHYLPFNAGLDLGTKSICMIFANLYSPGHSILIIITHPKLKTKAKKILCFNK; the protein is encoded by the coding sequence ATGCTTCCGGTATTCTATTTCTCTGCTATTATTCTCTCAGTTATTTTTACTATTGTAGGAATCATTGCAAGTCTGTTTATTACAGTGGTCAATTACAAAACGTGGGTCAAGAGCCACAGAATCTCCTCTTCTGATAGGATCCTGTTCAGCTTGAGCATcaccagagttcttatgctgggaTTGTTTCTACTGAATATTATATGGTTCTTCTCTTCACACGGTAAAAGGTCAGAATTTGTGTacagtttttttgtattttcttggatGTTTTTGGATTCTAGCAGTCTCTGGTTTGTGACCTTGCTCAACAGCTTGTACTGTGTGAAGATTACTAACTTCCAACATGCAGTGTTTCTCCTGCTGAAACGAAATATCTCCCCAAAGATCTCCAAGTTGCTGCTGGCCTGTGTGCTGATTTCTGCCTTCACCAGTCTCCTGTATATTATGCTCAGCCAGACATCACGTTTTTCTGAACTTGTGGCTAGTAGAAATGGCACATTATTTGATGAAGGCGTCTTGTCTTTGGTGGCCTCTTTGGTCTTGAGCTCATTTTTTCAGCTGATCATTAATGTGACTTCTGCTTCCTTGTTAATCCATTCCTTGAggagacatatacagaacatgcAGAGAAATGCCACTGGTTTTTGGGATCCCCATTCTGAAGCTCATGTAGGTGCTATGAAGCTGATGATCTATTTCCTCATCCTCTACATTCCATGTTGTGTTGCTAACCTGCTCCATTATCTCCCTTTTAATGCTGGGTTGGATTTGGGGACCAAATCCATTTGTATGATTTTTGCCAACCTTTACTCTCCAGGACATTCTATTCTCATTATTATCACACATCctaaactgaaaacaaaagcaaagaagatTCTTTGTTTCAACAAATAG
- the SSBP1 gene encoding single-stranded DNA-binding protein, mitochondrial, translating to MFRRPVLQVLHQFVRHESEIASSLVLERSLNRVQLLGRVGQDPVMRQVEGKNPVTIFSLATNEMWRSGDGEEYQMGDVSQKTTWHRISVFRPGLRDVAYQYVKKGARIYLEGKVDYGEYMDKNNVRRQATTIIADNIIFLSDQTKEKV from the exons atGTTTCGAAGACCTGTATTGCAG GTACTTCATCAGTTTGTAAGACATGAGTCTGAAATAGCTAGCAGTTTGGTTCTTGAAAGAT CCCTGAATCGTGTGCAGTTACTTGGGCGAGTGGGTCAGGACCCTGTGATGAGACAGGTGGAAGGAAAAAATCCAGTCACGATATTTTCTCTAGCAACAAATGAGATGTGGCGATCAGGGGATGGTGAAGAATACCAAATGG GTGATGTCAGTCAAAAGACAACGTGGCACAGAATATCAGTGTTCCGGCCAGGCCTCAGAGATGTGGCATATCAGTATGTGAAAAAGGG gGCTCGAATTTATTTGGAAGGGAAAGTAGACTATGGTGAATACATGGATAAAAATAATGTGAGGCGACAAGCAACAACGATCATAGCTG ATAACATTATATTTCTGAGTGACCAGACAAAAGAGAAGGTGTAG
- the TAS2R3 gene encoding taste receptor type 2 member 3 encodes MLGFAEGMFLVLSVTELILGLLGNGFIGLVNGSSWFKNKRISLFDFIITILALLGIVLLWILFTDSLLLVSSSKVHDSGIVMQIIDIFWTFTNSLNIWLATCLGVLYCLKIASFSHSTFLWLKWRVSKVIVWMMSGALLLTCGSTMSLFNEFKINSALRGINGTGNVTEHFRKKRNEYYLMHVLGTLWNLPPLIVSLASYLLLLLSLGRHTRQMQQNGTSSRDPSIEAHKKAIKIILSLLFLFLFYFVAFLLASASHFLPNSKVTIMICEIIVMFYPAAHSFILILGNKKLKQTFVDMLRCESGHLKPGSKGTFSP; translated from the coding sequence ATGTTGGGGTTTGCTGAGGGCATGTTCCTGGTTCTATCTGTTACTGAATTGATTCTGGGACTTCTGGGGAATGGTTTCATTGGGTTGGTCAATGGTAGCAGCTGGTTCAAGAACAAGAGAATCTCTTTGTTTGACTTCATCATCACCATCCTGGCCCTCTTGGGTATTGTTCTGCTGTGGATTCTCTTCACTGATAGTCTTTTATTAGTGTCCTCTTCCAAAGTACATGATTCAGGGATTGTAATGcaaattattgatattttctgGACATTTACAAACAGTCTGAACATTTGGCTTGCCACCTGTCTTGGTGTCCTTTACTGCCTGAAAATTGCCAGCTTCTCCCACTCCACATTCCTCTGGCTCAAGTGGAGAGTTTCCAAGGTGATTGTGTGGATGATGTCGGGTGCATTGCTCTTAACCTGTGGTAGTACCATGTCTCTGTTCAATGAATTTAAGATCAATTCTGCACTCAGAGGAATTAATGGGACAGGGAATGTGACTGAACActtcagaaagaagagaaatgaatatTATCTGATGCATGTTCTTGGGACTCTGTGGAACCTCCCTCCCTTAATTGTGTCCCTGGCCTCCTATCTTCTactcctcctctccctggggaGGCACACGCGGCAGATGCAGCAAAATGGTACAAGCTCCAGAGATCCAAGCATCGAGGCCCACAAGAAGGCCATCAAAATCATCCTTTcgcttttgtttctctttctattttactTTGTTGCCTTTTTACTTGCATCAGCCAGTCATTTCCTACCAAATAGTAAGGTAACTATAATGATTTGTGAAATAATTGTAATGTTTTATCCTGCTGCCCACTCATTTATTCTTATTCTGGGGAACAAAAAGCTGAAGCAGACATTTGTGGACATGCTCCGGTGTGAGTCTGGTCATCTGAAGCCAGGGTCCAAGGGAACTTTTTCCCCATAG